A window from Pangasianodon hypophthalmus isolate fPanHyp1 chromosome 4, fPanHyp1.pri, whole genome shotgun sequence encodes these proteins:
- the ppargc1a gene encoding peroxisome proliferator-activated receptor gamma coactivator 1-alpha isoform X8, with translation MAWDRCNQESVWTELECAALVGEDQPLCPDLPELDLSELDVSDLDADSFLGGLKWYSDQSEIISSQYGNESSNLFEKIDEENEANLLAVLTETLDSIPVDEDGLPSFEALADGDVTNASDQSCPSTPDGSPRTPEPEEPSLLKKLLLAPPNSQLSYNQYPGSKAQNHAASNHRIRPTPAVTKTDNPWNSKQRGICPQPNRLVRRPCTELLKYLTASDDAFQTRASETKSTWSGCEKDRGGPGTSSCSSSSSPSSSSTSSFSSLSSCSSSTASKKKPTSASLSTQQQQQQQQQLAVQAQRGESQAAGAYSVAGEGAGQWRRCTHGEQSTPVVPSCGSGCSHACSSEEGRPPQGADTGSLAAARFIRYMHSYSLPPREMGRAGSCGRCLEAGGWAGASRADRHITITIRKRRQEQEHPMLSQLLTSRPRPARYRAHLQMPSVSQTDKQDPPKTPPRDKGWDGHVAKDSQEHQIINPILDFQEPSQVNSSDLELSTLVDLDLESLLMKFEQDIEGSKIKVGQNGVDVHDDVLGSPLSFPGGLPSPLFQDSLVPDHTPSTIQEQNPHRQADCRHPDDQVPPLLAKPTTLPLPLTPESPNDHKGSPFENKTIERTLSVEISGTPGLTPPTTPPHKASQENLFKVSLKTKLSSASSALTSKKAKLSNGSPSSLPFSSSSRKGHEKSELYAQLSKASSALPLGNLEECRGKRPTPRVFGDHDYCQASSTKRDNGTSAATITGPVEGRHVQAKDSTMPTFSNLTSSLSSTSPLSSSLARQLQGLCPMVQEACPDKEAQGQDHSPALGAKTSKECISAGRKLLRDQEIREELNKHFGNPQQAFFSETEQSGFQPLDESDSGDENYYPFEAYMDTGLPDFEDLDVGRERLLCSWEGTPLEMLFEGSPPCSPSSSLPSQSSVSPPSSLLSPRHFYNSQSGSRSRSRSRSSSRHRYRSLSRSPYSRSQSPDNCSPSWSHHTVDKSTFKSRTIRSPQSDSHSGLGQRPRYDSYEEYQHEQLQREEYQRDYEKREVERAEQREKQRKRAIKF, from the exons AAGATAGATGAAGAAAATGAGGCCAACTTGCTGGCAGTGCTCACAGAAACCCTGGACAGTATCCCCGTGGACGAGGACGGATTGCCTTCGTTTGAAGCCCTGGCAGATGGGGACGTGACCAACGCCAGTGATCAGAGCTGTCCCTCCACCCCCGATGGCTCGCCACGCACCCCAGAGCCAGAGGAGCCCTCCTTG CTAAAGAAACTCCTTTTGGCTCCACCCAACTCTCAGCTCAGCTATAATCAATACCCCGGCAGTAAGGCACAGAACCATGCAGCCAGCAACCACAGGATACGACCAACACCTGCTGTTACCAAG ACAGACAACCCCTGGAACAGCAAACAAAGAGGGATCTGCCCCCAGCCAAACAGGCTGGTGAGACGCCCATGCACTGAACTGCTCAAGTACCTCACTGCCAGCGATGATGCCTTCCAGACAAGAGCCAGTGAAACCAAGAGCACCTGGTCAGGCTGCGAAAAAGACAGGGGTGGGCCTGGTACTTCCTCCTGTTCGTCGTCTTCCTCTCCATCTTCTTCATCcacttcctccttctcctccttgtcctcctgttcctcctctACCGCCTCAAAGAAGAAGCCCACCTCTGCCTCCCTGtcaacacagcagcagcagcagcagcagcagcagctggcaGTGCAGGCCCAGAGAGGTGAGAGCCAAGCAGCTGGGGCGTATAGTGTGGCTGGTGAGGGGGCAGGGCAGTGGCGGCGGTGTACACATGGGGAGCAGTCCACCCCTGTTGTGCCATCCTGTGGAAGTGGCTGTAGCCACGCCTGCTCCAGTGAAGAGGGGAGGCCACCGCAGGGTGCTGACACAGGCAGCCTGGCTGCCGCCCGCTTCATTAGGTACATGCACTCTTACTCTCTCCCGCCTAGAGAGATGGGTCGCGCAGGCAGCTGTGGCCGTTGTCTTGAGGCGGGCGGCTGGGCTGGGGCCAGCCGTGCTGACAGGCACATCACAATAACTATTAGGAAGAGGAGGCAAGAGCAAGAGCATCCCATGCTCAGCCAGCTGCTGACCTCCAGACCCAGGCCAGCCCGTTATCGGGCCCACCTGCAAATGCCCAGTGTGTCCCAGACAGACAAGCAAGATCCACCCAAAACACCTCCTAGAGACAAAGGGTGGGATGGGCATGTAGCGAAAGATAGTCAGGAACATCAGATCATAAACCCAATTCTGGACTTCCAGGAACCTAGTCAAGTTAACTCATCAGATCTTGAGCTTTCAACTCTGGTTGACTTGGACTTAGAAAGTTTGTTAATGAAATTTGAGCAGGATATAGAAGGGTCTAAAATTAAAGTGGGGCAAAATGGGGTGGATGTTCATGATGATGTCTTAGGCAGCCCCCTGTCATTCCCAGGGGGCTTGCCAAGTCCACTCTTCCAAGACTCTTTAGTTCCAGACCACACCCCCTCCACCATACAAGAGCAGaacccacacagacaggcagactgCAGGCACCCCGATGACCAGGTTCCACCACTGTTAG CCAAACCAACCACCTTGCCACTTCCTTTGACCCCAGAGTCTCCAAA TGACCACAAGGGATCTCCATTTGAGAACAAGACCATTGAACGCACATTGAGTGTGGAGATCTCTGGAACCCCAG GTCTGACACCACCTACCACACCTCCTCATAAAGCCAGTCAAGAGAACCTTTTCAAAGTATCACTCAAAACCAAGCTGTCTTCAGCTTCTTCAGCCCTGACGAGCAAGAAGGCCAAGCTGAGCAATGGAAGCCCTAGCTCTCTTCCATTCAGTAGCTCCAGCAGGAAGGGCCATGAGAAGTCTGAGCTGTATGCCCAGCTGAGCAAGGCATCCTCTGCCCTGCCTCTGGGAAACTTAGAAGAGTGCCGGGGCAAGCGGCCCACGCCCCGTGTGTTTGGTGATCATGATTATTGCCAGGCCTCAAGCACAAAACGAGACAATGGCACATCGGCTGCCACGATCACTGGGCCTGTAGAGGGCCGGCATGTACAAGCTAAAGACTCAACCATGCCAACCTTCTCTAATCTCACATCCTCTTTGTCTTCCACCAGTCCCTTATCTTCCTCTCTGGCAAGGCAGCTGCAGGGTCTTTGCCCCATGGTTCAGGAGGCTTGTCCAGACAAGGAAGCTCAGGGGCAGGACCATAGTCCTGCACTGGGTGCCAAAACTTCTAAAGAGTGCATCTCTGCTGGCAGGAAACTGCTGCGAGACCAGGAGATACGGGAAGAGCTCAATAAGCACTTTGGTAACCCCCAGCAAGCCTTTTTTAGTGAGACTGAGCAGAGTGGGTTCCAGCCACTAGATGAAAGTGACTCTGGGGATGAGAACTATTACCCTTTTGAGGCCTACATGGACACAGGCCTGCCTGACTTTGAGGACCTAGATGTGGGCCGTGAGCGTCTTCTTTGCTCTTGGGAAGGGACTCCACTGGAGATGCTCTTTGAAGGTTCACCGCCCTGTTCCCCATCCAGCAGCTTACCTTCCCAGAGCTCCGTCTCGCCACCCTCAAGTCTGCTCTCTCCACGGCACTTCTACAACTCGCAATCTGGGTCCCGCTCTAGGTCCCGCTCCAGGTCTTCCTCCCGCCACAGATACAGATCCCTCTCCAGATCTCCTTACTCCCGTTCCCAGTCCCCAGATAACTGCTCCCCCTCTTG GTCTCATCATACTGTTGATAAGAGCACTTTCAAATCCAGGACTATTAGAAGTCCTCAGTCTGACTCTCACTCTGGTCTCGGTCAGAGGCCCAG GTATGACAGCTATGAAGAATACCAGCATGAACAGCTGCAGAGGGAGGAGTACCAGCGGGACTATGAGAAACGCGAGGTAGAGAGGGCTGAACAGAGGGAGAAACAACGAAAGAGAGCAATA AAATTCTAG